A window of Lytechinus pictus isolate F3 Inbred chromosome 7, Lp3.0, whole genome shotgun sequence contains these coding sequences:
- the LOC129264674 gene encoding prolyl hydroxylase EGLN3-like, which produces MAAKEGTVDLWSGQSETTCNSCVTCGSTENIKQCAKCLSVAYCSKEHQVQDWKKHRKNCKKQLQNGKQNDNRSPITHSTSSKETNQDSKLDQSASINLSFEFDKRPYKPRNYPQPTGKDLVSLAEHVTSQLKSNNFCVVDSIFNPTLANEVLKEVIEVHSSGIFIDGQLSGGRRNSSDTIVTKKTIRGDEITWLEGNEKQFPYICVLVKTLDRLLSKMNIYLKGECDVGGRTKAMVACYPGTGTGYACHVDNPNRDGRCITCLFYLNEGWDVRKTGGLLRLFQGSDDYIDVEPILNRAIFFWSDRRNPHEVQPAFKTRYAITVWYLDKHERLEARKAANTEDVSRLQQQYSMMNLSSKSCEKDENDGEKREVPS; this is translated from the exons ATGGCTGCGAAGGAGGGGACAGTTGATCTGTGGAGTGGTCAGTCAGAAACTACTTGTAATTCCTGCGTAACATGTGGGTCAACCGAAAACATCAAGCAGTGTGCCAAGTGCTTGTCAGTTGCATACTGTTCCAAAGAACATCAGGTACAGGACTGGAAGAAACATAGAAAGAACTGCAAGAAACAACTTCAGAACGGGAAGCAGAATGACAATCGCAGCCCCATCACCCATTCCACCTCTTCTAAAGAGACAAACCAAGATAGCAAACTTGACCAAAGTGCCAGTATTAACCTTTCATTTGAATTCGACAAGCGTCCGTACAAACCTAGGAATTACCCCCAACCGACCGGCAAGGACTTGGTTTCTCTCGCTGAGCACGTGACCAGCCAGTTGAAAAGCAACAATTTCTGTGTTGTGGACAGTATCTTCAACCCAACCCTTGCCAATGAGGTGTTAAAGGAAGTCATTGAAGTGCATTCTTCAGGCATTTTCATTGACGGCCAGCTGAGTGGTGGGAGGCGAAACAGCAGCGACACAATTGTCACAAAGAAGACTATTCGGGGAGATGAGATTACGTGGTTGGAAGGAAACGAAAAACAGTTTCCATACATCTGCGTGTTAGTGAAGACCTTGGATAGGTTGCTCTCcaaaatgaacatttatttgaaaggaGAATGTGATGTTGGAGGAAGAACAAAG GCCATGGTTGCGTGTTATCCAGGCACTGGGACAGGATATGCCTGCCATGTCGACAACCCTAACAGAGATGGTCGCTGTATTACTTGTCTGTTCTATCTCAATGAGGGCTGGGATGTGAGA AAAACCGGTGGATTGCTTCGACTTTTCCAAGGTTCTGATGACTATATTGATGTTGAACCGATCTTAAACCGAGCCATATTCTTCTGGTCTGATCGAAGGAATCCACACGAGGTCCAGCCTGCATTCAAGACACG GTACGCAATCACAGTCTGGTATCTGGATAAGCATGAACGTCTGGAGGCTCGAAAGGCTGCCAACACAGAAG ATGTAAGTAGACTACAGCAACAGTATTCCATGATGAATCTGAGTAGTAAATCCTGTGAAAAGGATGAAAATGATGGAGAGAAGAGAGAAGTTCCTTCATGA